A region of Pan troglodytes isolate AG18354 chromosome 23, NHGRI_mPanTro3-v2.0_pri, whole genome shotgun sequence DNA encodes the following proteins:
- the CBX7 gene encoding chromobox protein homolog 7 isoform X6 produces the protein MELSAIGEQVFAVESIRKKRVRKGKVEYLVKWKGWPPKYSTWEPEEHILDPRLVMAYEEKEERDRASGYRKRGPKPKRLLLQEPPAPDVLQAAGEWEPAAQPPEEEADADLAEGPPPWTPALPSSEVTVTDITANSITVTFREAQAAEGFFRDRSGKF, from the exons ATGGAGCTGTCAGCCATCGGCGAGCAGGTGTTCGCCGTGGAGAGCATCCGGAAGAAGCGCGTGCGGAAG GGTAAAGTCGAGTATCTGGTGAAGTGGAAAGGATGGCCCCCAAA GTACAGCACGTGGGAGCCAGAAGAGCACATCTTGGACCCCCGCCTCGTCATGGCCTACGAGGAGAA GGAGGAGAGAGACCGAGCATCGGGGTATAGGAAGAGAGGTCCGAAACCCAAGCGGCTTCTGCTGCAG GAGCCACCGGCCCCAGACGTCCTGCAGGCGGCCGGCGAGTGGGAGCCTGCTGCGCAGCCCCCTGAAGAGGAGG CAGATGCCGACCTGGCCGAGGGGCCCCCTCCCTGGACACCTGCGCTCCCCTCAAGTGAGGTGACCGTGACCGACATCACCGCCAACTCCATCACCGTCACCTTCCGCGAGGCCCAGGCAGCTGAGGGCTTCTTCCGAGACCGCAGTGGGAAGTTCTGA
- the CBX7 gene encoding chromobox protein homolog 7 isoform X3, with amino-acid sequence MELSAIGEQVFAVESIRKKRVRKGKVEYLVKWKGWPPKYSTWEPEEHILDPRLVMAYEEKEERDRASGYRKRGPKPKRLLLQRLYSMDLRSSHKAKGKEKLCFSLTCPLGSGSPEGVVKAGAPELVDKGPLVPTLPFPLRKPRKAHKYLRLSRKKFPPRGPNLESHSHRRELFLQEPPAPDVLQAAGEWEPAAQPPEEEADADLAEGPPPWTPALPSSEVTVTDITANSITVTFREAQAAEGFFRDRSGKF; translated from the exons ATGGAGCTGTCAGCCATCGGCGAGCAGGTGTTCGCCGTGGAGAGCATCCGGAAGAAGCGCGTGCGGAAG GGTAAAGTCGAGTATCTGGTGAAGTGGAAAGGATGGCCCCCAAA GTACAGCACGTGGGAGCCAGAAGAGCACATCTTGGACCCCCGCCTCGTCATGGCCTACGAGGAGAA GGAGGAGAGAGACCGAGCATCGGGGTATAGGAAGAGAGGTCCGAAACCCAAGCGGCTTCTGCTGCAG CGGCTGTACAGCATGGACCTGCGGAGCTCCCACAAGGCCAAGGGCAAGGAGAAGCTCTGCTTCTCCCTGACGTGCCCACTCGGCAGCGGGAGCCCTGAGGGGGTGGTCAAGGCGGGGGCACCTGAGCTGGTGGACAAGGGCCCCTTGGTGCCCACCCTGCCCTTCCCGCTCCGCAAGCCCCGAAAGGCCCACAAGTACCTGCGGCTCTCGCGAAAGAAGTTCCCGCCCCGCGGGCCCAACCTGGAGAGCCACAGCCATCGACGGGAGCTCTTCCTGCAGGAGCCACCGGCCCCAGACGTCCTGCAGGCGGCCGGCGAGTGGGAGCCTGCTGCGCAGCCCCCTGAAGAGGAGG CAGATGCCGACCTGGCCGAGGGGCCCCCTCCCTGGACACCTGCGCTCCCCTCAAGTGAGGTGACCGTGACCGACATCACCGCCAACTCCATCACCGTCACCTTCCGCGAGGCCCAGGCAGCTGAGGGCTTCTTCCGAGACCGCAGTGGGAAGTTCTGA
- the CBX7 gene encoding chromobox protein homolog 7 isoform X2 — MELSAIGEQVFAVESIRKKRVRKGKVEYLVKWKGWPPKYSTWEPEEHILDPRLVMAYEEKYGVLGTAGEERDRASGYRKRGPKPKRLLLQRLYSMDLRSSHKAKGKEKLCFSLTCPLGSGSPEGVVKAGAPELVDKGPLVPTLPFPLRKPRKAHKYLRLSRKKFPPRGPNLESHSHRRELFLQEPPAPDVLQAAGEWEPAAQPPEEEDADLAEGPPPWTPALPSSEVTVTDITANSITVTFREAQAAEGFFRDRSGKF, encoded by the exons ATGGAGCTGTCAGCCATCGGCGAGCAGGTGTTCGCCGTGGAGAGCATCCGGAAGAAGCGCGTGCGGAAG GGTAAAGTCGAGTATCTGGTGAAGTGGAAAGGATGGCCCCCAAA GTACAGCACGTGGGAGCCAGAAGAGCACATCTTGGACCCCCGCCTCGTCATGGCCTACGAGGAGAAGTACGGTGTCCTCGGCACCGCCGG GGAGGAGAGAGACCGAGCATCGGGGTATAGGAAGAGAGGTCCGAAACCCAAGCGGCTTCTGCTGCAG CGGCTGTACAGCATGGACCTGCGGAGCTCCCACAAGGCCAAGGGCAAGGAGAAGCTCTGCTTCTCCCTGACGTGCCCACTCGGCAGCGGGAGCCCTGAGGGGGTGGTCAAGGCGGGGGCACCTGAGCTGGTGGACAAGGGCCCCTTGGTGCCCACCCTGCCCTTCCCGCTCCGCAAGCCCCGAAAGGCCCACAAGTACCTGCGGCTCTCGCGAAAGAAGTTCCCGCCCCGCGGGCCCAACCTGGAGAGCCACAGCCATCGACGGGAGCTCTTCCTGCAGGAGCCACCGGCCCCAGACGTCCTGCAGGCGGCCGGCGAGTGGGAGCCTGCTGCGCAGCCCCCTGAAGAGGAGG ATGCCGACCTGGCCGAGGGGCCCCCTCCCTGGACACCTGCGCTCCCCTCAAGTGAGGTGACCGTGACCGACATCACCGCCAACTCCATCACCGTCACCTTCCGCGAGGCCCAGGCAGCTGAGGGCTTCTTCCGAGACCGCAGTGGGAAGTTCTGA
- the CBX7 gene encoding chromobox protein homolog 7 isoform X4 → MELSAIGEQVFAVESIRKKRVRKGKVEYLVKWKGWPPKYSTWEPEEHILDPRLVMAYEEKEERDRASGYRKRGPKPKRLLLQRLYSMDLRSSHKAKGKEKLCFSLTCPLGSGSPEGVVKAGAPELVDKGPLVPTLPFPLRKPRKAHKYLRLSRKKFPPRGPNLESHSHRRELFLQEPPAPDVLQAAGEWEPAAQPPEEEDADLAEGPPPWTPALPSSEVTVTDITANSITVTFREAQAAEGFFRDRSGKF, encoded by the exons ATGGAGCTGTCAGCCATCGGCGAGCAGGTGTTCGCCGTGGAGAGCATCCGGAAGAAGCGCGTGCGGAAG GGTAAAGTCGAGTATCTGGTGAAGTGGAAAGGATGGCCCCCAAA GTACAGCACGTGGGAGCCAGAAGAGCACATCTTGGACCCCCGCCTCGTCATGGCCTACGAGGAGAA GGAGGAGAGAGACCGAGCATCGGGGTATAGGAAGAGAGGTCCGAAACCCAAGCGGCTTCTGCTGCAG CGGCTGTACAGCATGGACCTGCGGAGCTCCCACAAGGCCAAGGGCAAGGAGAAGCTCTGCTTCTCCCTGACGTGCCCACTCGGCAGCGGGAGCCCTGAGGGGGTGGTCAAGGCGGGGGCACCTGAGCTGGTGGACAAGGGCCCCTTGGTGCCCACCCTGCCCTTCCCGCTCCGCAAGCCCCGAAAGGCCCACAAGTACCTGCGGCTCTCGCGAAAGAAGTTCCCGCCCCGCGGGCCCAACCTGGAGAGCCACAGCCATCGACGGGAGCTCTTCCTGCAGGAGCCACCGGCCCCAGACGTCCTGCAGGCGGCCGGCGAGTGGGAGCCTGCTGCGCAGCCCCCTGAAGAGGAGG ATGCCGACCTGGCCGAGGGGCCCCCTCCCTGGACACCTGCGCTCCCCTCAAGTGAGGTGACCGTGACCGACATCACCGCCAACTCCATCACCGTCACCTTCCGCGAGGCCCAGGCAGCTGAGGGCTTCTTCCGAGACCGCAGTGGGAAGTTCTGA
- the CBX7 gene encoding chromobox protein homolog 7 isoform X5, producing MAYEEKYGVLGTAGEERDRASGYRKRGPKPKRLLLQRLYSMDLRSSHKAKGKEKLCFSLTCPLGSGSPEGVVKAGAPELVDKGPLVPTLPFPLRKPRKAHKYLRLSRKKFPPRGPNLESHSHRRELFLQEPPAPDVLQAAGEWEPAAQPPEEEADADLAEGPPPWTPALPSSEVTVTDITANSITVTFREAQAAEGFFRDRSGKF from the exons ATGGCCTACGAGGAGAAGTACGGTGTCCTCGGCACCGCCGG GGAGGAGAGAGACCGAGCATCGGGGTATAGGAAGAGAGGTCCGAAACCCAAGCGGCTTCTGCTGCAG CGGCTGTACAGCATGGACCTGCGGAGCTCCCACAAGGCCAAGGGCAAGGAGAAGCTCTGCTTCTCCCTGACGTGCCCACTCGGCAGCGGGAGCCCTGAGGGGGTGGTCAAGGCGGGGGCACCTGAGCTGGTGGACAAGGGCCCCTTGGTGCCCACCCTGCCCTTCCCGCTCCGCAAGCCCCGAAAGGCCCACAAGTACCTGCGGCTCTCGCGAAAGAAGTTCCCGCCCCGCGGGCCCAACCTGGAGAGCCACAGCCATCGACGGGAGCTCTTCCTGCAGGAGCCACCGGCCCCAGACGTCCTGCAGGCGGCCGGCGAGTGGGAGCCTGCTGCGCAGCCCCCTGAAGAGGAGG CAGATGCCGACCTGGCCGAGGGGCCCCCTCCCTGGACACCTGCGCTCCCCTCAAGTGAGGTGACCGTGACCGACATCACCGCCAACTCCATCACCGTCACCTTCCGCGAGGCCCAGGCAGCTGAGGGCTTCTTCCGAGACCGCAGTGGGAAGTTCTGA
- the CBX7 gene encoding chromobox protein homolog 7 isoform X1 encodes MELSAIGEQVFAVESIRKKRVRKGKVEYLVKWKGWPPKYSTWEPEEHILDPRLVMAYEEKYGVLGTAGEERDRASGYRKRGPKPKRLLLQRLYSMDLRSSHKAKGKEKLCFSLTCPLGSGSPEGVVKAGAPELVDKGPLVPTLPFPLRKPRKAHKYLRLSRKKFPPRGPNLESHSHRRELFLQEPPAPDVLQAAGEWEPAAQPPEEEADADLAEGPPPWTPALPSSEVTVTDITANSITVTFREAQAAEGFFRDRSGKF; translated from the exons ATGGAGCTGTCAGCCATCGGCGAGCAGGTGTTCGCCGTGGAGAGCATCCGGAAGAAGCGCGTGCGGAAG GGTAAAGTCGAGTATCTGGTGAAGTGGAAAGGATGGCCCCCAAA GTACAGCACGTGGGAGCCAGAAGAGCACATCTTGGACCCCCGCCTCGTCATGGCCTACGAGGAGAAGTACGGTGTCCTCGGCACCGCCGG GGAGGAGAGAGACCGAGCATCGGGGTATAGGAAGAGAGGTCCGAAACCCAAGCGGCTTCTGCTGCAG CGGCTGTACAGCATGGACCTGCGGAGCTCCCACAAGGCCAAGGGCAAGGAGAAGCTCTGCTTCTCCCTGACGTGCCCACTCGGCAGCGGGAGCCCTGAGGGGGTGGTCAAGGCGGGGGCACCTGAGCTGGTGGACAAGGGCCCCTTGGTGCCCACCCTGCCCTTCCCGCTCCGCAAGCCCCGAAAGGCCCACAAGTACCTGCGGCTCTCGCGAAAGAAGTTCCCGCCCCGCGGGCCCAACCTGGAGAGCCACAGCCATCGACGGGAGCTCTTCCTGCAGGAGCCACCGGCCCCAGACGTCCTGCAGGCGGCCGGCGAGTGGGAGCCTGCTGCGCAGCCCCCTGAAGAGGAGG CAGATGCCGACCTGGCCGAGGGGCCCCCTCCCTGGACACCTGCGCTCCCCTCAAGTGAGGTGACCGTGACCGACATCACCGCCAACTCCATCACCGTCACCTTCCGCGAGGCCCAGGCAGCTGAGGGCTTCTTCCGAGACCGCAGTGGGAAGTTCTGA